The DNA segment TACCGCACAGATTCGTCTAGGTCGGTGCCGGCCAATCGCACCACGTTCGCGATGATCGAGCCCTCAGTAAGCTTCGGCACAAACTCGGAGCCGAGTCCGTGGGCGACGATCAACGTGAGCAGCAGCAGCGCGACGGCTCCGATGACGACTGCGGCTCGCGCCCGCATCGCCAGCCGGAGCGCCGGTGCGTAAAGACGCTGGGCAAGCCGGACAACAAGCGGCTCTGTCTCTTTGACCCGCTTAGGGAGAAGGAGGCTCGCAAGCACTGGCATGAGGGTGAGCGAGAGGACGAGCGACCCGACCAGGGCGAAGATGAACGTCAACGCCATCGGGCGGAACATTTTCCCTTCGATACCCTCCAGCGTCAGGATCGGTAGGAAGACGATGATGATGATGAGTTCGCCGAACATCGTCGGCTTCCGCACCTCGATTGCCGCATCCCGGATCACGTCAATCCGACTCCGGCCCGTCGTGTTGTGGGAAAGCTGGCGTACGCAGTTCTCGACCATGATGACGGAACTGTCTACAACCAGGCCGAAGTCAATGGCGCCGAGGCTCAGCAGACTGCCGGCGATGCCGAACCGCAGCATCGAGTCGAACGCGAAGAGCATCGAGAGCGGGATCGCGGCGGCGACGATGAGCCCGGCTCGAAGGTTCCCGAGGAACACGAACAGGACGGCGATCACGAAGAGGCCGCCCTCAAAGAGATTGGCTTTCACCGTTCCAATGACCTCATCGACAAGCTCGGTCCGGTCATAGACCGTTTCGACCGTGACGCCGGCCGGAAGCGACGGCCGCAGTTCCTCGAGCTTGGCCTTGAGCCGCGAGGTCACTTCGTGACTGTTCTGGCCCATGAGCATGAAGCCGAGGCCCAGGACCGCCTCGCCCTTGCCGTCCGCTGTGACGGCACCGCGGCGAATCTCGTACCCGAGTGTCACCTCAGCAACGTCCTTGACCCGGATAGGCACGCCGTCTCGCGCTGCGATCGGGACGTTGGCTATCTGCTCGATGCCCGACACGCGGCCAAGACCATGCACCAGCAGCGTTCCCCCGCCGCGAGCCATGTTGCCGCCGCCGACGTTCGCGTTGTTCGCTCGGAGCGCGTCCGTCACTTCGCCAAACGAAAACGCGTGTTTGACGAGACGGTCGGGATCGACTTGGACTTCATAGACCTTTTCATAGCCGCCCCAACTGTTAACCTCCGCCACTCCGGGCACGGCCCTCAGTGCGGGCTTGATCGACCAATCGTGGAGTGTCCGAAGTTCGGTCAGGTCATGGCGATCGCTCCGTACGACGTAGTGAAACACTTCCCCCAAGCCGGTAGCGATAGGACCCATCTGCGGTCGCGACAGGCCTTCCGGCAGTTCAACCGTCGAGAGCCGCTCCGCCACAAGCTGACGAGCGAAGTAGATGTCGGTGCCGTCGGCAAACGTGACGACCACCTGTGAGAACCCGAACTTGGAGACGGAGCGGAGGTTCTCCAGCCGTGGGATGCCTGAGAGCGATTGCTCAACCGGGAACGTGATCTGCCGTTCGACCTCTTCAGGCGAGAGCGAGGGAGCGATGGTGTTGATTTGCACCTGCGCCGGCGTCGTGTCGGGGAAGGCGTCGATATCGAGTTGCCGGAGTGCCAGCACTCCGAGGCCCGCGAACAACAGCGATCCCACGATGACGAGGAAGCGGTTCTTGAGCGACCAGGTGATGATCCAGTTCAGCATGGTGTATCTCGCTTAGTCGTCGGTGCAGCCGGCCCCGAGCTTTTCATGGTTGAGTTGCGCGACCAGGACATAGCTGCCCGCCGTGGCGATCTGCTCGCCGGACCGAAGGCCCGACCGAATCTCAACACGGCCATCCTCTTGAGCACCGATCGACACAGTTCTCGCGGCGAAGACGGTGCTGTTCACTCGCACGAAGACCACGTTGGACGTGCCATCCCATTGGACCGCCTCGCTCGGTACTACGACCGCGGCTTCCGCTCGGGCGACCGCAATACGAGCACGCCCGAACGTGTGGGCCAGGACGCGGCCATCCGCGTTCGGAATCTCGGCACGCACCTGGACGGTTCGGGTCTTCTCATCTACCTCCGTGCTTGTCCACACCACGCGACCGCTCACCGTCTCATCAACAACGCCGTCCGGCGTGAACGTCAGTTCCTGTCCGACGACCACGCGCCGTGCGTCCGGGGGCGCGAGCGACGCCGTCACCCACATCCGCGACGTGTCGGCGACGACGAAGAGTGCCTTGCCGGATTCGACCAGTTCACCAGGGACTACGCCTCGTGAGATCACCACGCCGTCAAGCGGCGACACGATCGGAAGCAGGTTTGCTGTAGTGCGGTCAGCGTCTAGGTCCGCGACGATCGCGGACGGAAGGCCGAGCAGCCGAAGGTCCTTCGCCGACGAGACGGCGCCGGCGGCGAGCGCCGGCGGCGTGAATCCAAGGTTGATGAGGGTCTGCTGAGTGTTGAAGAGGCGAATCTCGGCTTCCTTCAATTCCGCCTCCGCGGTTACCAGGTCCGCTTGGTTGCGGAAACCCGCCGTCGTGGACGTGCGAAGCCGCTCCACTGCTACCCCGCGAGCTGAAACCTGTGCCGCCGCTTGGAGGTACTCGGTCTTGGCCGTCCCGACCGCTGCGGAGTCGATCAAGGCCAGCAGGTCGCCGGCTTTCACCCTGTCACCCGCCTGGACACGCACCATCGTGACGCTGCCGGCCGCACGTGAGCCGACCTGCGCGTAACGGGTCATGTCGTAGCCCACCTCCGCGTTTGCTGTGACGACAGAAGCGATGGGGCGGCTCTCTGCTTTCGCCGTAACGATGCCGGCCTTGCTCACGGACTCGGGCGTAGCGAACTGCACCGGCCGGGGTTTCTCTGGCGTCCCGTCCGCAGAACCCGCTTGGAGGGTCGGAGAGCTCCCTTCGCTATCTGGGACCGCCGCCTTCCCGCGGCAGATCAAGCACTGCGATTCGGGCACGCCGTGCTCCATGCACCAGTCCGCACGAGCGGGCTTCTCACTGGAGACCAGCGATGCCGCTGGCGGCATCTTCCAGTGCAGTCTGTGGCCCACCACAGCCACAACCCCGAGGAGGCCGAGCGTGAGAACGGTTGGAAGGCCATGCAGGAGTGACCGAGCGGTCTGAGTTGCGATTCGTTTCATGGGTTGCTCCCATTGTGCAGAGGTGTTGGAGACTCTGATTCTGGTTCTTTCGCGATGAGCCGCCAGACCGGAAAGCCGCTGAGTGCTTCAAGGTCAAGGAGCGCACGCCGGTACGCCGTGAGCGTGTCGAGATACGCGCGACGTGTTCGCAACGACCGTTGCTGAGCCGTTACCCAGTCGAGAACGTTTAGCTCGCGGGCCTGGAACGCCGAGCGAAAGAGCGTCTGATTCCGCTCCAGAAGCGGAATGACTTCGCGGTCCTGAATATCAATCTCTGCCTTCGATGCACGAACGCGCGCGAGGGTGGAGGCGGCCTCTGACCGCAAGCGGTGAAGCTCCGCAACGTACTCTGCCCGCACGTGATCGCGAGCCGCCGTTCTTTCGGCGATCTCTCCCTGATTGCGGTCGAAGATCGGGACTTCGATCGATGCGCTCACCCCGGCATAGTTGTCGCTCGCGCCCTCATGGCTGTAGAGGGGGCCGGCTTTCAGTTTCGCATACTGCCGGGACACCGCGAGCATTAACTCATCCTCCGCGACCTGGTATTGTGCTTCCCGGGCCTTCAAGTCGAGCCGGCTCGTCAAGAGCCGTTCACCAAGGGTGTCGTCATCGGGGAGCTCGACCAGCGGAATCTCAAGCGGCTTTCCAGACGCTTCAAGCCTCACGGTGGTGGGAGGGGGAAGTCCCATTGCTCTATTGAGTGCAATCCTCGCCTGTTCCAGTTCTGCTAGGCCAAGTCGCCGGTCACGCTGGACTTCAACCAACTCCAGATCGACAGCCGACACATCAAGGTCGTTGGCCTCGCCGACGACGCGTCTTTGCCGAAGCAGGTCCGATGCTTGCTGCCGCAACGCGACTTCCGAGTCCAAGATAGCGACGGCCTGCTCAGCGACCAGGACATCGAAAGCGAGGCGTCGCACATCGGCCGCGAGCGAGTATTCCTTCGCGAGAACCTCCGCGCGCGAGAGCTCGATCCGCGATGCCGCCACAGCTTGCCGCGCCGACCGTTCACCAGGTTTGAGCAACTCAAATAGCAGGTCGGTGTCGAGCTTGAACCCATTGGTTCCGACGATACCGAGGCCGAATCCGACACCAATCTCTGGATTCGGCAGCGTCTTGGCCTTGATGAGTAATGCTTCTGACTCGCCGATACCGGCTCTCGCTGCCCGGAGATCCGGGCTGAGAACAACAGCGACGGCCATGAGTTCGCGGTCGCTCAAGCCGTCTGTGGGGTCAAAGACATCCGAGCCGTCTGCGGCTTCCGACGCGCCCATTTCGACTTTGGTCGCCGCGGGGATCGTGTGACTATTCAACGCGGCAAGTTCGGCGCGCGGGTCCAGGGGCCGCGGGCTATAGCTGACGCAACCGGAGAGGAGGCCAACGGCCGCGAGGCTCAGGCCGAGGATGATCGGGCTTCGCAAAGGAGTTCTCGTTCTAGATGCTGAGTGACGTAGACGCCGCTGCAAAGGCAGACAGCACGCGTGACCGTCAAATCCGTCCAGCGGGACAGATCGGCGGACCATCACCGTTCTAGATGCGCAGGATTACCGTCGCGATATGATCACGCGGAGGAGCGTGGTATGTCGGCAGAAAAGCCAAAGGCCGGAAGTCGGTGGCGAAGTCCGGGAGGACTGCAACGACCGTTAAGACCGCGACGAACACGTGCGTTGCCAGCTGGTCATTCACCCGCTTCGAGTCGTCTAGCCGAACCACAGAATCGTCCGCGGCCGGAACGTCCACACAGCCACAGCCACCATCAGTAAGCTGCGCATGGTCGGTCGGCACGGCCCGGTCTTGGTCGCATCCTTCAGACCCGTGGCAGCCCGGACAGTGCTCCGCGGGTTTCTGAGACCCCCCCGTGTCCAGCGTGCAGCAGGACAACGCCGCCCACTCCAAGTTCTGTGTCCCGTCCGCGTCCGTGCAAACCATCCGCGGCCCCAATAGGCCCACGGTCATGAGCTGGAGCACCAGCATCATCATGGAGATGTACGGGGAAATGGCTCGCACTGCCCACTAGCTTAGGTCAACGCTTGGCAACCCGCCATTTGCGTTCAGCCAGCGCCCGACCACTACGTTGATGAAGCGGGAGACGTGCCCCCTCTCCCGCTCCAAACCTCACCCTCTACCCCCAACGAGCAGGTTCAGATCGATCCGGCAATGTCGATAGACGGGTCAATCACCGTGACGCGCGGCGTCAGTGCCTGTGGGCTTTGCACCCTATCTGCCTTTCACGGTTTCACGGGTGAGCAAAGCCCGGATTCCGGGTTCCCAGTCCCCTATCCCCGCCACAAAAAGTTCAACTGGCGTACTGTCACCCCGATTGACGATCTAAACGCCCGCAGGCGAACACCCTGCGGGCGTTCTCGTTTTGGGGCTTGACTGATCGCTTGTTCGGCAGCACGTTCTTGCACAGCATTCAATGGCGTGATACACCGGTGGTATGGGTGAGTACACGGCCGTCATTCAATGGAAACGAGCCGGTGCGGCCTTCACAGATAACCGCTACAGCCGTGAGCACCTCTGGCGATTCGATGGCGGGATTGAAGTGCCCGCCTCATCCTCACCGCAAGTTGTTCCGGTTCCCATGTCGGCTGTTGCGGCGGTAGATCCGGAGGAGGCGTTTATTGCCAGCCTGTCCAGTTGCCACATGCTCTGGTTTCTGTCCATTGCTGCCAAGCGCGGATTTGTGGTCGACAGTTACCGTGACGAGGCGCTCGGAGTTATGGCCCGGAACTCGGCCGGCAGAATGGCCATGACGCTCGTCACGCTCCGTCCCGCGGTCGAGTTCGGCGGCGAGAGACTCCCCGCGGCGGACGACCTCATCACCCTGCACCACGAGGCGCACGAGCAGTGCTTCATTGCCAACTCTGTGCAAACCGAGGTCAGGTGCGAACCGATCCAATAGGCGGCCGTCTTTGTCATGCACTCTTGATCATCACAGCGGAGATCGCCAGGCTCCACTCGCTAACGCTCTCCAAGAAAAGTTCTATTGGTGTCCTGTCACCCCGACTTTTCGAGAGATCAAGCCCTTCGACGAGCGTGTCGGAGGGCTTTTTCGTTGTGGGGACATGAGTTGCAGCGCAGTTCTGATGGTTCAAATACCTGCGCCGCACGGGCGAAGAATCACCTGAAATCGGCTGACTCATGAGAGGATTTGAACTCTCCACCCCAGCGCACAGAGCAGTTTCGGTGCTGGACGGCTGCGGCCACCATCGGGGGTGCTCCCGGCGGTTGCAGCGCGGGATACGCCCGCTCCGGTCTCGTATCCTCCAGTGCAATGCTGCTTGAGATCTCCACGACGCATACCCCTGCCGGCGACCTGGGTTACCTGCTTCACAAGCATCCGGGCCGGGTCCAGACCTTCAAGCTGGCGTTTGGCGATGCGCACGTCTTCTACCCAGAAGTGACCGCCGAGCGCTGCGTCGCAGCCCTTCTCATCGATGTCGACCCGGTGGCGCTTGTTCGAGGCAAAGGTCGCGAGCGAACGCTTGACCAGTACGTCAACGATCGTCCCTATGTGGCTTCGTCAATGCTCGCAGTGGCCATCGCCCAAGTATTCGGAACCGCTTTGGCCGGGAACTGCAAAGACCGCCCGGAGCTGGTGACCACGCCGATCCCCTTGTCCGCTCGGATCGCATCGATTCCGTGCCACGGAGGCGAAGATTTGCTCAAGCGGCTCTTCGAGCCGCTGGGTTATCGCTTGGCCGTCACCTCGCATCTCCTCGATGAGCAGGTTCCAGAGTGGGGAGCGTCGTCGCTATTCGCGGTCACAATCGATGCAACGAAGACGCTGTCGGACCTACTAAGCCATCTGTACGTACTGGTCCCTGTTCTCGACAACGAGAAGCACTATTGGGTAGGCGACGACGAGGTTGCCAAACTCCTCCGTCACGGTGAGGGGTGGCTGGCGGGGCATCCGGAGCGAGATCTCATCGCCACCAGGTACCTGAAGTACCGACGCAATCTTGCGGACGACGCGATCAAGCAGTTGCGTGAACAGGACGGCGAAGGACCCGAGGAAATCGAAGCCGATTCGCCAGATGACCCCCGCGAGGAGGCGGCGGAGCGC comes from the Phycisphaeraceae bacterium genome and includes:
- a CDS encoding OsmC family protein — protein: MGEYTAVIQWKRAGAAFTDNRYSREHLWRFDGGIEVPASSSPQVVPVPMSAVAAVDPEEAFIASLSSCHMLWFLSIAAKRGFVVDSYRDEALGVMARNSAGRMAMTLVTLRPAVEFGGERLPAADDLITLHHEAHEQCFIANSVQTEVRCEPIQ
- a CDS encoding efflux RND transporter periplasmic adaptor subunit, translating into MSKAGIVTAKAESRPIASVVTANAEVGYDMTRYAQVGSRAAGSVTMVRVQAGDRVKAGDLLALIDSAAVGTAKTEYLQAAAQVSARGVAVERLRTSTTAGFRNQADLVTAEAELKEAEIRLFNTQQTLINLGFTPPALAAGAVSSAKDLRLLGLPSAIVADLDADRTTANLLPIVSPLDGVVISRGVVPGELVESGKALFVVADTSRMWVTASLAPPDARRVVVGQELTFTPDGVVDETVSGRVVWTSTEVDEKTRTVQVRAEIPNADGRVLAHTFGRARIAVARAEAAVVVPSEAVQWDGTSNVVFVRVNSTVFAARTVSIGAQEDGRVEIRSGLRSGEQIATAGSYVLVAQLNHEKLGAGCTDD
- a CDS encoding TolC family protein encodes the protein MRSPIILGLSLAAVGLLSGCVSYSPRPLDPRAELAALNSHTIPAATKVEMGASEAADGSDVFDPTDGLSDRELMAVAVVLSPDLRAARAGIGESEALLIKAKTLPNPEIGVGFGLGIVGTNGFKLDTDLLFELLKPGERSARQAVAASRIELSRAEVLAKEYSLAADVRRLAFDVLVAEQAVAILDSEVALRQQASDLLRQRRVVGEANDLDVSAVDLELVEVQRDRRLGLAELEQARIALNRAMGLPPPTTVRLEASGKPLEIPLVELPDDDTLGERLLTSRLDLKAREAQYQVAEDELMLAVSRQYAKLKAGPLYSHEGASDNYAGVSASIEVPIFDRNQGEIAERTAARDHVRAEYVAELHRLRSEAASTLARVRASKAEIDIQDREVIPLLERNQTLFRSAFQARELNVLDWVTAQQRSLRTRRAYLDTLTAYRRALLDLEALSGFPVWRLIAKEPESESPTPLHNGSNP
- a CDS encoding 3' terminal RNA ribose 2'-O-methyltransferase Hen1, whose amino-acid sequence is MLLEISTTHTPAGDLGYLLHKHPGRVQTFKLAFGDAHVFYPEVTAERCVAALLIDVDPVALVRGKGRERTLDQYVNDRPYVASSMLAVAIAQVFGTALAGNCKDRPELVTTPIPLSARIASIPCHGGEDLLKRLFEPLGYRLAVTSHLLDEQVPEWGASSLFAVTIDATKTLSDLLSHLYVLVPVLDNEKHYWVGDDEVAKLLRHGEGWLAGHPERDLIATRYLKYRRNLADDAIKQLREQDGEGPEEIEADSPDDPREEAAERRLSLHQQRHGTVLSVLQAKEAKRVIDLGCGEGKLVRELLKHRAFERIVGMDVSHRTLEIAADRLRLEQLPPLVRQRVELFHGSLMYRDKRLEGFDAAVLCEVIEHMDEPRLLAMERVVFEFAKPGVVIVTTPNSEYNVMWESLDAGAMRHRDHRFEWTREQFRTWASAVCARFGYGVELRPVGPEEPNVGSPTQMGVFTRGR
- a CDS encoding efflux RND transporter permease subunit; the protein is MLNWIITWSLKNRFLVIVGSLLFAGLGVLALRQLDIDAFPDTTPAQVQINTIAPSLSPEEVERQITFPVEQSLSGIPRLENLRSVSKFGFSQVVVTFADGTDIYFARQLVAERLSTVELPEGLSRPQMGPIATGLGEVFHYVVRSDRHDLTELRTLHDWSIKPALRAVPGVAEVNSWGGYEKVYEVQVDPDRLVKHAFSFGEVTDALRANNANVGGGNMARGGGTLLVHGLGRVSGIEQIANVPIAARDGVPIRVKDVAEVTLGYEIRRGAVTADGKGEAVLGLGFMLMGQNSHEVTSRLKAKLEELRPSLPAGVTVETVYDRTELVDEVIGTVKANLFEGGLFVIAVLFVFLGNLRAGLIVAAAIPLSMLFAFDSMLRFGIAGSLLSLGAIDFGLVVDSSVIMVENCVRQLSHNTTGRSRIDVIRDAAIEVRKPTMFGELIIIIVFLPILTLEGIEGKMFRPMALTFIFALVGSLVLSLTLMPVLASLLLPKRVKETEPLVVRLAQRLYAPALRLAMRARAAVVIGAVALLLLTLIVAHGLGSEFVPKLTEGSIIANVVRLAGTDLDESVRYNTLMERAILKAFPDEVKHVWSRIGSAEVATDPMGTELTDVFIMLHPRDRWTKASTQGELIEAMNKELRDLPGQRIAFTQPIEMRMNEMGSGVRADVAIKLFGDDLAVLTEKGTEIADLVTGLDGAEDVSTEQLTGQPILQVQIDQEAIARYGIPARSVLDLVESIGGMELGEVTEGQLRFPLTVRLPERLRRDPAAVGAILLPTPHGERIPLARLATIREVEGPSTITREWGQRRTTVQANIRGRDVASFVDEAKRVIAQDIRLPEGRYRLEWGGQFENLERARTRLLVVVPVALLLIFLLLYLSFGSVRLAILVFTAVPLAMTGGVAALWLRGMPFSISAAVGFIALSGVAVLNGLVMVTFIRQLRQQGTAVDEAVISGSLVRLRPVLMTALVAAFGFIPMAIATGMGAEVQRPLATVVIGGVVSSTFLTLFVLPVLYRWFEPRVVPDASVEEADSHRPLVHNPVPPQNGSTTAGGPAVPVPSTL